The DNA region TTGTTTCTACGCCGTCAAGCAGCGCGTGAAGGTTGCCAGACAACCCATTTGTAACGTCATCTAGTGGTGAAGTTAGCGTAGAGAGGACTTGAGCAATCAACTCGTCTCTACTTGGTAGTGCTGAAAGCGCCTGAACTTCTTCTGGCGGCAAGAACTTACCGTTCTCTGAAATTGCGCCGACAAATTGAAGCGTAGGTTGCTTTTTAGCATAGTCAGCAAGCACTTGTGCTGGGGCAACTTCATCTTGGCTATTGAACGCGTATAACAGCATACCGTTTAAGGCGCTTGTATCAGTGTCTTTCACATTATCGGTCGTTTCGATCGTTTTTTTAACAAGGCGATTTTTTACGACCTTTAGTGTAGTTCCGTTTTCACGACCTTCGCGTCGAAGCTGTTGCATAGCTTTTACCGGCGTGCCTTGATAGGCGGCGATGACAGTCATCTTTGAATCTGCCAGTAGCTGGCTGACTTCGGCAATGACTTCATTTTTCTTATCTTTTGTTAACGCCATATAACTCCTTAGAGTAGTGGTTAGACGCTAGTTGCTAGTGTCTAGTTTATGGTTTTGTAAGTTCTCGCGCCCCATCGACCGTGAGCGCACTGTTACCTAATAAAAAAGTCTTTGGCATTGCCAAAGACTTTAAAGATTCAACATTCTCAAATCTAGAATCAAAATTCTAAATTTTTGCTGCTGCCTCGGCGACATTATCATGTTTTTATGCGCAATAAGCGTACAAAACCGTCGCTGTCTTTGGTAACGCAAGTA from Candidatus Saccharibacteria bacterium includes:
- the rplJ gene encoding 50S ribosomal protein L10 — protein: MALTKDKKNEVIAEVSQLLADSKMTVIAAYQGTPVKAMQQLRREGRENGTTLKVVKNRLVKKTIETTDNVKDTDTSALNGMLLYAFNSQDEVAPAQVLADYAKKQPTLQFVGAISENGKFLPPEEVQALSALPSRDELIAQVLSTLTSPLDDVTNGLSGNLHALLDGVETKAVA